The Dreissena polymorpha isolate Duluth1 chromosome 2, UMN_Dpol_1.0, whole genome shotgun sequence nucleotide sequence atttcctcaagttgacaaatttactgtcaccctgtcagccatgtaatatttatatcatGAACACATTCCCACTTTGTGACCAGAATGTGTATAGTTGGGACCAAATTTGATTTTCAATTGGGAAGTTGCAATAAAGAGAAAAGCATACTTTAAGTAAAGCTAAACTAAAGGTAAATTTAAGACCGCAAATACATAATATTTTAGATGAGAAATAAGGTGCTTGTGTTTGTACAATGATCTAATGAAAGATCTCTGATGTGAACACACAGACGCTTCACTGAACAGAAAGACAATTAACACCTTTTtgtggggtgggtggggtggggaattaatttcaatttaaatcaaattttatgtTGTTATATTTCAATTTCTTTTTTGACTTGTTAGTTATCTTTGGTATATGTCAATGGAAAGTTAGTTTCACGCTTTTCAATAAGTAACACATAGATGATATATGacaattgtttaataattaatgtattttgCAAGTTATGAACGATTATGGTTTGTTCTCTTAAAAAGTTACTAAGTGTTACCACTTTTAAGCAAAAAACAAAATGGTTATGATCATGTAAACTTTATCATTATATGCATTAATTGATGTAAATGCCCTGGATTCTTTCTATGAAAGATCAGACGCCTTAGGTTGTACAGTATTACATCACTTAAATACTTTATGGTAATGttttgttattcagacagctGTAGTTGGGTGTATTCATTGTCCACTTTTGATAATTGGTGGAGTGTTTCCATCAATGCACTGTGTCAAATTACCTTGTATCAGCTTGAATCATATTGCAAGTATACATATGTCACCTAATAGATATCATACAAATTATATTGTTTACTATTGTTATTTGTGTATTATTTCTTTAGACTTCATTGGAACTTGCTCCATCTCTGTTTACACCAACCGTTTAGTTATCCCAAAACATCGATATTATTGTTCAATTATTTGCCACGGATTCCATTTGTAATACACATACTATGTTGAACTCAATGTGAGATAATTAGTGTGTAGCTATTTGAATCTCTGTTTAAACACATCTGCTATTTGTTTTTCTAAGCTACAGTTCAGAAGACAATGACATACATTTTGTTAAGGGTATACTTATTGCCAAAACTTACCCATGGGTACGCAAGTTcccatttaaattatttgtatactgctaaagtaaaactaaataaaatcaaCCACAATCAATTTACAATGACAATTAAATAATCATGatgttaaatgattttttttcacttgaCAAAATCATGATGTTCATGACAAAAACACAGTCAAAAGTGGCTATTTTGTGAATGTAAAGTCTATCTCGTATTTTAAAATTAGATTTCGAAACATACCCAACCAAACACAAATGTTTCTTCAAAAATCAAACCccaaattaaacaaatttttgatattttattgaatattttatccaCAGAACTTTATAATGTATCTCAAGACTCTTCCAGCTTCCACATCGTCAGCCTTGTTGTCGATTTGTTTTATCAAGAAAGCTATACCTTCAAAACTTGATATTGGGAATGTGAAATGTGTCTATTTGTGTAGAAAGAttgattaaaatgtgttgtatgtatgaacaatattgcaatatatgcaTTGCACAATGCTTTCAATGTTAATGTTAAAAAcgtaatattttatgtttaaaagtgCTCTTGTTTGTGGTCAATGTCACAAGGTTGGgttgttatatttgttatatatgcctgtatgtatgtacacaataataaattaaatgttcacTTTGTTATGATTAATTGATTGATCAGTCACTTTTGCATCTGCTTAATCAATAGGTAttttaaggtcgccgtggcgtagtggatatggagTAAACCTAGCGACCGGGCGGTCACGGGTTCCATCCCCACTGAGGGAGCGTTCCTCCGATcatccccaaagacaccaagcactggttctagtcccaagaaatggactcgagagctttTGATGcattcgagctaaaataaaaaggtttaaactaaaaactaGTAGCTATTTTGAGTGCTGATTCCAACCACTTATGATTAGTTTTAGAGAATTATTACATCATTTAAAGCAACTTTTTCACAGTTGTGCAatattacaattttcaaaaataatgcgGAAATACTTTAGCCACAGACCGAAAACCCTACTAAAATGTGTCTCAACGGATAAAATGATCATTGCATTGTAAAAAGCTTTTGCTTTTCATCACTTAAACAATGGGTTATCTACCTACGTGAAtctgtattttgtgtttttatttctgtTGAGAGATTTGTTCTTGTCActtttgtatgtatttttctgGTATTTCTTATTGTTAATTACTTCCTATTTAATTTCGGaagatcaaaggtaaaacaaTCAGTGCATGATTTCATAAATTAAATcacaaatctaaaagttttatttgtgttgttgttgttttacaacAGTAAAATAAGACATATAAATTGCAACTTCAAAGTATTTAGTAAACTCTGATTTAAATCCACGTTGCAATTGTGCAGAGTTACAAGAAACACTGCATGCAGAAAGCAGTTGTAaacattcatatttaaatttCCTACCCCAAATCGGTAAGGGGATTAAAGGAATGCTCTTTGTTCTGTCAGTCTTTCCGTAAACCTTTTGTGTCTGCTCATAATCTCACATACTCTTAAGCGCATGTTCATGAAACTTTCCTCAAAGGTTGAAGGCATTGAGATGATGAACAGAAGGCAGCAGTCAATGAGGGAGGCTAAGTGTCAATATTgaacttcaaggtcaatggttTGAGCTTCAATTTTGTCCGCTTCATATATGCTATACcctttgaaggattttcatgaaactgtCTTAAAATGTTTTGATCACTAAATCAAATGTGCAGAAGGGATAAGTTAGTCAGGTCTTTTTTAAGGTGGAGGTCATGCTTCAATATTAAAGGTTTTAACCTCCATTGACCTGTTCGCACCATATCTCTTATAATTATTGAAGGATTTTAATGAAACtcgaatcaactgttaaggccaTAGAACCGATGTGTAGAAAGCATACGTAGGTCGTGCTATCTAAAAGTCAATGTCATTTTTCAGGGTTGAGCCTGTATGTTTGTGTCCATTATTTAGTTACCCTTTTAAGGATTTTCCAGTCACATGGCTTACATGTGAAGGTCATTGAGACCATATGCAGCAGGCATGAGTCAGTCACACCAGCTTAAGGTTGAGTTCATAATTCAAGATCAAATTTGAGTATCTGTTGGTGTGTCCGGTTGATATCTTTTATAGCTATTGAAGTACTATTGTGACATTTGGCTGCAATGCTAAGGTCATCCATACGATGTGTATGAATCGTTCACTCCGGCTCAATCTCAAGGTCAGTCTGTTAAGTCAGAATTATGTGCAGAAGGCATGCTTCAGTCATGCTGACACAAAATCAAGGTCACCACTCCAAACAACACCCGCGGGGGACACGGCTGTCTCTTGGACGGCGTTGGTACACacctttaaaataattatttgcctCACTTTCTAATTACATAAACCTTTGGCCCTGATTTTTGCAgcacttgtttgttttttcaattgtTGTGTCGATTCTAGATgttattttagattttattggAACATACCATTTGAACAATTACACACATCCGCACGTTACGTATTTACCATGGCTGTATAGAGCACAGACATCAGAAGATTTGACTCGGAAATTCGATAAATATTGCGAAGACAGCTCATCAGATTTATAAAATagcaaatttttgttttacagTTACAGAATTGGAGAACATTTCAAAGTACACGAAACTgcaatattattgtatatttagcaactttaattgtttcaatatttgcaATTGCATTCAATGTAAATGTACTACTATAGTACAAGACGCTAATATGTTGATTCGAATGCAAAACAAGGCTTTTGCTGGAAGCAAAAGATGTTAAGTCACATTATACTCTAAATAAACTGTGAATCCTCTGAAAGTTACGTAAAATGTAACATAACAAGAGGAGCCTTATACATAGTTATATGTTTCACATAATGGACGCACGTTGGATCGAGCCCCGTATCGATATAAACATGCCAAAGCAATATTGTATGAATAATTGTGCAATGTGCGAAATGGTTACATTGATAAAAAGCTGACATTTACGAACCAGTAACATTTTGATAACAAAGTACACACACTGGCAACTTATAATTGTACCATTTCCACACAAGTTCATTAATGAAAATTCTGTAAAAAGTACGTATCAGCATTTTGATTTAGTCAATATTTCGATTACCTTGCAAAAAATGTTAAAACGACTGATACACTGTGCCCACAAACGTGTGTGCAAATATACAAAGAGCGAACGTTCAGCTGCCTATGGAACTAGTATTGTTCCAATCATATTTGCAACAGAATGAATATCGCAACCCAGAAACTAGTTAAATATTAACAAAAGAGTCTTTCATTTTCTGTAACAATAATGTGCCGTTTATTATAATACCACTATTATGTTAAGTAGGttgtttaacaacattttaaaaatgtggCCTTTTTAATATTGCATTATTCATAATTTGGGTAATTATctgtttttacatgtatttgtttttatttaactaaCACACTATTTGAAATGCTacgtttttgttttgaaaaaatacttaataagTAACTTGTTCTAGTTTACGATTTTACAAAGTcaattattcatagaaatattattgttattcatCTCACTTGTCTATTCTGTGCCTGGAGTTTCCCGATACGTACATCAAAACATTATCCGCTACGAATTTCATTCGAACCAATGCGTGATTGCATGCGCGTGTGACATAAACATAAGTCTGTATTCTAGTTCATAGCAGAATCATTACTTAGTAACTTCATTGTACccaaaaaaggaaaatttatcgCGATAACAACAATTAAAGGGAAATCTGTTTTATCATTTCAAAGTTCCATCGCGAGATCtaataaaacaatagttttcGCTATTCTTACTATTGTATTAGAACGCTCTGGGCAAAAAAAGGAATAATAGCCAATGACCAAGATGTTTAATTAATTTCGACTTCATCACATAAAGTTGTTTTCGCGAGCAAAACACGTAAACACATGCAATTTTAATGCGCCTAGTGCCCGTGTGGGGATATATAAGCGGTTTTTCATTCCAATAAGTCATTATTCATCTGTATTCTTGTTAAATGCTGTGTAGCGTATATTTCTCTGATTCGGCGCTTACTTTGAACTCAAGGTACGTAAATTTCACTTTAAAATTTAATGTCGAAGGCAAACTTTTTAGAAATTTATGTATATAAGCATAAATGATTATTTCTGTAGTTGTTCGAGTCCATTGAGACGGTGCATAAATAACATACTATGTTTTTGTTCATGCGATGTATTGATAAGACAAGCAATGTGTGTTTACGAAAAGTTATTCTAAAGTATATTTTGCTATTTTGTAGATGCTTTTTGCGTTGGCCACGTTTCTGATGGTGAAATTTGCAGGATGTTTTCCTCTAACTCAAGATTATCCTGTTGACGCCCTTGCCAAACACATAACAGCACTGCACCCATCTGATCTTGAAAACAAATTTGTTCATCATCAACAATTTGACTACATGTTAAAAGATGTGATATGCCCTCAAGGTGCCTTCGTTGTGGTGTTGATAAAATCTGAACCAGAGCGTTTCAAAGAGAGGGAGGATGTGCGGAACACTTGGGGATCCGTGACAAAGGTCAAAGGCAAGACGCTCGTTCCGGTTTTTACCATGGGGCGCTCTGCATTTCCATTAATAGAGGTCGATGAGTCTCTGTCGCTGGAGAGTGAGCGGTTTAAAGATATTATTCAAGGAGACTTCGTTGATCACTTCAAAAACCAGGCTTACAAGACGATTATGGGTCTATCGTGGGTGGTCAACAGCTGCTTAGATGTGAAGTTTGTACTTAACACCAACGACGAAACGATGATAGATCCATTCCATATGGTGGACTTTCTGGAACTACAGGAGAATGCAGATTTGCTGTTTTGTTCTACTTTTTATGATCAGGGCCCTGAACGAAATCCTTCAGAAAAGTTGTTCGTGACGTACAAGGAGTTCTCATATGTCAGGTTTCCGCCGCACTGCGATGGGTTTGCTTACATAATGTCTTATTCTACGGCATCCAAGATTTTAGAAGCGGCAAAAGAGACGCCTTTCTTCTGGCTTGATGACGTTTTTGTTACAGGACTTTTGGCTCTCAAGGCTGCAATAACACACACCGACATGCCCGCGAATCACACGTATAACTTGATGCAACTTGAACACATTGCCGGTGACTTAAGATCATCCATTTTCCTTGTCGCAAAGATACCCGCATTGAGAGCCCACTGGGATCATGCATGGAACAGTATTACATCGTTGAACAAAGCTTTATCGGCATAGTTCAGACTGCCTCCGGGATGATGATGATGCCAAAGATTGAGAAAGAACTTGGTGAGTTCAAACGaagtattaaataataataattgaatatttatATCGCACATACATTTctgtttcttatatttataaatccattttaaatttttataacaGTACATGGGGTCGAAGTGAAGTTCTGCACGCACAGAGGAATTCGCCTTCTTCCAGGTTCGAACTTTCTCGACTATGACAAGTGTTGGAGATGTGATTGCTCCGACATAGGGCTGCGTTGTTACAGGTTAGTGTTCATTAGGCGTTGCTGCCTTAATACTTACTAGATATTCTTGTTTTCGCCATGCATCATTTTATTAGTACATTGTCTCTTAAGTGATATGGTATAAGTGACCTTTCATtctttcaatttaaaatatagtttttaaaCGACGAGAACCTATCTAAACCTTCCCGATACATATTGTCAATGAACGATATTTAAATGCAATCTACGTTAATTAATACAAGTATGTCATCGTATTTGTGTCATCGTGGTGATGTAATCTAATAGGACGTGCAGTCCAATTACTTTTTAAGCACAATAACTTCTCCTTGAATATGCTATATTCTATACAAACTGGAGTGCAATATTTATCATTCcgcattcaataattgtattgatcttttattcatttaaaaaatattttccaatgaaCGTATTACGACCTGGCGAACTTAATAAATGAATGAGATGCAAGAGTAAACACCAATTTTATCTTTGATTTAGTTTTAAAATAGGCATGGctttaaatcaatttatattaaattcatttGTAACATTTCAAATACATCATTTATGATATTATACTTTTTCGATAGGTAATTAGCATTTGTTTAcatgaaactttgtgaaaaaGACTGGGTCAGGTAAAGGCCTAGCATTACCTCCAATTAACAAACCATCTTAAAAGAGGTCACTTAAGAACAGCGGTCACCTGTTAACAACGGCCATTTTGGGCTTTTCCCTTGACTAATCGATGTTCTTTGGTTAAACGGTTTTATAAATGTCACATTCAACAATTGTATTTATTGTCCTTCACAGCGTGAGTACTTATCGGTATGCGCCTGACGAGTCGCAATGCACCAAGATAGCCTGCAATAACAAGTGGGTGCTCACGGCTGACACCACGAAGACGTGCCCGGAGGATCTGATCCCAGAAGTTCCGGAAATTGCTGATTAATAATAACAATGCCAGTTCTGTGACCAAAcataaactttattttatttcttaaactaTTCATGATATTAATAAATTGTGTTCCTTCATATTTGTTGTCGATATTATACAAAAAAGATAAATAATTACGTATTCAAGCTTCGATGTTTTAAACACACGTTCAGCTTAGTCgaaagttttgtttatttaaggTTGAATACCCGTAATGGTCATAACATGGTATCAAACTTTGCTTATGGTATAGACAACATACACATTCAGACAAACTAATATGTAAATTTTCAGGAAGTTTGACCATCAATTAGTTGATTTATGGCCTTTGACATATAGATAGCCTTCACAGCATATTTTTGCACTTGCAAAGTTGGGGTAGggttataaaaatgcaaaaaaagtaCTTTGTTGTCATATCTATTGCTTGAAATGTATAAAgcacaataatatataaatatatagaaaaaacACTGCCATAAAacaaaagtttcatgaaaaaattcatttttcagaaaaatgatGGTACATAGGctttcaaaatcttatttttTGTCTAATTATTTTGTCTAATTATATGGAATATTTTGTAATCACTTTTTTCCATGTAAGTGTGTTGGGGCACTCAAATTTTGCTCTCAATATTAATATTACACGGTTTCAACCTTAATTAAAGGGTTTATAAAAGAAACAATTtgtaattaacttatttttattttgtttatgtggGGTTATTTTCTGTCATATTTGTTACATCATGCCgattatattgaataaatattaaatattaaattattaaataaacaaaaaagtgtAATCTTTTGACACTATTCTTGACATTATCAATAAATTGTGTTCcttcatattttttgtga carries:
- the LOC127869818 gene encoding beta-1,3-galactosyltransferase 5-like — protein: MLKDVICPQGAFVVVLIKSEPERFKEREDVRNTWGSVTKVKGKTLVPVFTMGRSAFPLIEVDESLSLESERFKDIIQGDFVDHFKNQAYKTIMGLSWVVNSCLDVKFVLNTNDETMIDPFHMVDFLELQENADLLFCSTFYDQGPERNPSEKLFVTYKEFSYVSVSTYRYAPDESQCTKIACNNKWVLTADTTKTCPEDLIPEVPEIAD